From a single Desulfobaccales bacterium genomic region:
- a CDS encoding PAS domain-containing protein — protein sequence MSPGKQVYNLALVGAGRQGMTILEALVPIQRDDQLLRVVAVADLNPEAPGILYAYRHNLLVTVNFTDLFQIPELDIIVNATGRPEVALQLDGQRPGRLIVLNVDRPLSWEDFWDLISMDLSSVQAATPLKTVIVGGGKGGHEVLQLIARDQHYQRRIDILGVVDLNSQAQGIILARNMGIPTFTDCSPLLESNPDLILELTGDPRVRDKIIQQKGPGTQIIDHSKARLFWDILHREEDRLRSKVESEIRMAGQRTRFQRIFNHLPDPVLVLRPNYLVEEANLPFLNRFHKTAHEVIGKPCYEVLRQFEEPCDRMGLTCPLPRVLEKGETVQILQRSANGGTIRYDEITMSPLCPPEGTKKRLIEVIKDVTPRKELEEALQSSEERTRKDKAFLETIVNGIADHMMVIDLNYRIIEVNRALLEMVGLKREEVVGKHCYEVSHHLKVPCTTPDHPCPLKEAVATGKAASATHVHFDKDRREHYYHVICHPLFNEAGRIHRVVDLSRDITQEILARTHLLHDDKMTSLGKLSASVVHEINNPLTGILNFVSLMESMMGQEALSEEELGDIRRYLAMVHSETARIGRTIANLLAFARKTNPEFKPLDLNAIAAETLSLTGYQMRLQGITMERQLAKNLFPVLADKGQMKQTFLNLFLNAQDAMPQGGVLTLETKNSRRHTVVVKVSDTGRGIPKENFSQIFEPFFTTKKTSSGAGLGLSVVYGIVRDHQGTIKVDSVLGQGTSFTIRLPAFKPGEKDAAT from the coding sequence ATGAGTCCCGGCAAGCAGGTCTATAATCTGGCCCTGGTGGGAGCAGGGCGACAAGGCATGACCATCCTGGAAGCCTTGGTGCCTATCCAGCGGGATGACCAGCTCTTGCGTGTGGTGGCGGTGGCGGATCTGAACCCGGAAGCCCCCGGCATCCTTTATGCTTACCGGCATAATCTGTTGGTCACCGTCAATTTCACCGACCTGTTCCAAATCCCCGAATTGGACATCATCGTCAACGCCACCGGCCGCCCGGAAGTCGCTTTACAGTTGGACGGCCAGCGTCCCGGGAGATTGATAGTCCTCAATGTGGATCGCCCCCTTTCCTGGGAGGACTTCTGGGACCTCATCTCCATGGATCTTTCCTCGGTTCAGGCAGCCACCCCTTTGAAAACTGTCATTGTGGGGGGAGGGAAAGGAGGACATGAAGTTCTTCAGTTGATTGCCAGGGATCAGCATTACCAGCGCCGCATCGACATTCTCGGGGTGGTTGATCTCAACAGCCAGGCCCAGGGAATCATCCTGGCCAGAAATATGGGTATCCCCACCTTTACCGATTGCTCCCCCCTCCTGGAGTCAAATCCGGACCTTATTCTGGAACTTACCGGAGACCCCCGAGTGCGGGATAAAATTATTCAGCAAAAGGGGCCCGGCACCCAGATTATCGACCACAGTAAGGCGCGGCTTTTCTGGGATATTTTACATAGAGAAGAAGACCGGCTGCGGAGCAAGGTGGAGAGCGAAATCAGGATGGCCGGCCAACGCACTCGCTTTCAGAGAATATTCAACCACTTGCCCGATCCGGTCCTCGTGCTGCGCCCCAATTATTTAGTAGAGGAAGCCAATCTCCCCTTTCTGAACCGCTTCCACAAGACGGCTCATGAGGTTATCGGCAAGCCGTGTTATGAAGTATTGCGTCAGTTCGAAGAGCCCTGTGACCGTATGGGCCTGACCTGTCCTTTGCCGAGGGTTTTGGAGAAAGGGGAAACCGTCCAGATTTTGCAGCGCTCCGCCAACGGCGGCACGATTCGCTATGATGAAATCACCATGTCCCCTTTGTGTCCGCCGGAAGGGACCAAAAAAAGGCTTATCGAAGTTATCAAAGATGTCACCCCTCGCAAGGAGTTGGAGGAGGCCCTGCAGAGTTCGGAAGAAAGGACCCGGAAGGATAAGGCTTTTCTGGAGACCATTGTCAATGGCATTGCCGACCACATGATGGTGATCGACCTTAACTACCGGATCATCGAAGTGAACCGGGCTTTGCTGGAGATGGTGGGTCTGAAACGGGAAGAAGTGGTGGGCAAACATTGTTACGAAGTGTCGCACCACTTGAAAGTCCCGTGCACTACTCCGGATCATCCCTGTCCTTTAAAAGAGGCGGTGGCTACGGGTAAGGCCGCCTCAGCCACGCATGTGCACTTTGATAAGGATCGCCGGGAGCACTATTATCACGTGATCTGCCACCCGCTGTTTAATGAGGCAGGGCGGATTCATCGGGTAGTTGACCTGTCACGGGATATTACCCAGGAGATCCTGGCCCGCACGCATTTACTCCATGATGACAAGATGACCTCTTTGGGAAAGTTGTCCGCCAGTGTGGTGCACGAAATCAATAATCCCCTTACCGGCATACTCAACTTCGTCAGTTTGATGGAAAGCATGATGGGCCAGGAGGCCCTGAGCGAGGAGGAATTGGGTGATATCCGCCGCTATCTCGCCATGGTCCATAGTGAGACCGCCCGGATCGGCAGAACGATTGCCAACCTCCTGGCCTTTGCGCGCAAAACCAATCCGGAATTCAAACCGCTGGACCTCAACGCCATAGCCGCGGAGACGTTGTCTCTGACCGGGTACCAAATGCGGCTCCAGGGAATTACCATGGAGCGTCAACTGGCTAAGAACCTGTTTCCGGTCCTGGCGGATAAGGGACAGATGAAGCAGACGTTTTTGAATCTCTTCCTGAACGCTCAGGATGCCATGCCCCAGGGGGGGGTGCTCACCCTGGAAACGAAGAATTCCCGGCGCCACACGGTGGTGGTAAAGGTATCCGACACCGGAAGAGGTATCCCTAAGGAAAATTTCTCTCAGATCTTCGAACCGTTCTTTACGACGAAAAAGACCAGTTCCGGCGCGGGGCTGGGACTCTCCGTGGTGTACGGCATCGTCCGGGACCACCAGGGAACCATCAAAGTGGATAGCGTCCTGGGACAAGGGACCTCGTTTACCATTCGCCTGCCTGCCTTTAAGCCTGGAGAAAAAGATGCTGCCACATAA
- a CDS encoding sigma-54 dependent transcriptional regulator: protein MLPHKKISILVVDDEVSIRESLHGWLKRGGYQVETAADGLAALDKIRENHYDIVLIDVKMPEMDGLTLLKKLKESQADTAMLVMTAHGDIHDAVEAIKLGAYDYLLKPFELEELNFTIEKMVEMQNLAMENLILKERLATITRFENLVGQAPVMLKLFETIVNVAQTDATVLITGETGTGKELVARAIHAQSSRCYAPFIALNCGAFTEHLLESELFGHEKGAFTDAKYTKKGRLEMAHGGTLFLDEVGDISMKMQIDLLRVLETREFTRVGGTIPLRSNFRVIAATNQDLHEGIRCKTFRQDLFYRLNVIHLPVPPLRERAEDIPLLAQHFLRRYATETKKKIDSILPKAMEAMQRYSWPGNVRELENAIERAVVVGKSRQIKPGDLPFVAADGAAELGELSLEELERQHIARLLASKGGNLSNVARVLRINRSTLYEKIKKYGLTS from the coding sequence ATGCTGCCACATAAAAAGATCAGCATCCTTGTGGTGGATGATGAGGTGAGCATCCGCGAATCTTTGCACGGTTGGCTAAAACGGGGCGGCTATCAGGTGGAAACCGCGGCCGACGGGCTCGCGGCGCTGGATAAAATCCGGGAGAATCACTACGACATCGTGCTCATCGACGTTAAAATGCCAGAGATGGACGGCCTAACCCTGCTCAAGAAACTCAAGGAAAGCCAGGCCGACACGGCCATGCTCGTGATGACGGCCCACGGTGATATCCATGACGCCGTGGAAGCCATAAAGTTGGGGGCCTACGACTATCTGCTCAAGCCCTTCGAATTGGAGGAACTTAATTTCACCATCGAAAAAATGGTCGAGATGCAAAACCTGGCGATGGAGAACCTGATCCTAAAAGAGCGGCTGGCGACCATTACCCGCTTTGAAAACCTGGTGGGTCAGGCTCCGGTCATGCTCAAGCTGTTCGAAACCATCGTCAATGTCGCCCAAACCGACGCCACCGTCTTGATCACCGGGGAAACCGGCACCGGCAAAGAACTGGTGGCCAGGGCCATCCATGCCCAGAGTTCCCGGTGTTATGCCCCCTTTATAGCCCTCAACTGTGGAGCCTTTACGGAGCATCTCCTGGAAAGCGAGCTCTTCGGACATGAAAAAGGCGCGTTTACGGACGCCAAATATACTAAGAAAGGTCGCCTGGAAATGGCCCATGGCGGAACCCTCTTCCTGGATGAGGTGGGTGACATCTCCATGAAGATGCAGATCGACCTGCTAAGAGTCCTGGAGACCCGGGAATTCACCCGGGTAGGCGGGACCATCCCGTTGCGCAGCAATTTCCGGGTCATCGCCGCCACCAACCAGGACCTCCACGAGGGCATTCGGTGCAAAACTTTTCGCCAGGACCTGTTCTACCGCCTGAACGTCATCCATCTCCCGGTGCCGCCCTTGCGGGAGCGTGCGGAAGATATTCCCCTGCTGGCGCAACATTTCCTGAGACGCTACGCCACGGAGACCAAAAAGAAGATCGACTCTATCCTGCCAAAGGCCATGGAGGCGATGCAGCGCTATTCCTGGCCGGGAAACGTCCGGGAGTTGGAAAACGCCATTGAAAGGGCGGTCGTGGTGGGGAAAAGCCGGCAGATCAAGCCCGGTGACCTGCCTTTTGTAGCTGCAGACGGCGCCGCGGAATTGGGGGAATTATCCCTGGAGGAACTGGAGCGCCAACATATTGCCCGGCTCCTGGCCTCCAAAGGCGGCAACCTCTCCAATGTGGCCAGGGTGCTGCGCATCAACCGCTCCACGCTCTACGAAAAAATCAAAAAATACGGCCTCACCTCTTGA
- a CDS encoding MucR family transcriptional regulator, producing MPSEILNLTAQIVISHASMTELTPKELIAEIKSIHDVLVSLDKEVVVTEPKPPVTRQRKLRKVKIEASPEANAVKNEEGLPVGDPDYMEFMESREG from the coding sequence ATGCCCAGCGAAATTCTCAATCTAACGGCTCAAATAGTTATATCGCATGCCTCCATGACTGAACTAACTCCCAAAGAATTAATCGCGGAAATTAAGAGCATTCATGATGTCTTGGTTTCCTTGGATAAAGAAGTTGTAGTTACAGAACCCAAGCCCCCAGTGACCCGACAGCGCAAGCTTCGAAAAGTTAAAATAGAAGCATCCCCTGAAGCCAACGCGGTTAAAAATGAGGAAGGGTTGCCTGTTGGAGATCCGGATTATATGGAGTTTATGGAAAGCCGGGAAGGGTAA
- a CDS encoding MarR family transcriptional regulator, which yields MTKRYSIEKSTGFIIYRTALAMKGALQRTLKEHGFDITPEQYGILMLLREEEGLSQKEIGDVLFKDKPNISRMLDALERKRLILRQSTDRRSFAIFLTAEGKKLAEDILPIKLQLEKKALNGLLARELELLESLINKIYGNIS from the coding sequence ATGACCAAGAGATACAGTATCGAAAAATCCACCGGCTTTATCATTTACCGCACCGCTCTGGCGATGAAGGGAGCTTTGCAACGGACTCTGAAGGAACACGGATTTGATATTACCCCTGAGCAATATGGGATTCTAATGCTTCTCCGGGAAGAGGAGGGGCTTTCTCAAAAGGAGATTGGCGACGTACTCTTCAAGGATAAGCCCAACATCAGCCGGATGTTGGACGCCCTGGAGAGGAAAAGATTAATCCTGCGCCAGTCAACCGACCGCAGAAGTTTTGCCATATTCCTAACCGCAGAAGGAAAAAAGCTGGCAGAAGATATCCTTCCTATCAAACTGCAACTGGAAAAAAAAGCGCTCAATGGCTTGTTAGCGAGGGAACTAGAACTATTGGAAAGCCTTATTAATAAAATCTATGGGAATATTTCGTAA
- a CDS encoding tetratricopeptide repeat protein: protein MKTLASALVIFCLALGLAGCADLKTPEQKFANLEKRAAGGDVLAWYSLGLMYERGYGVAQDICQAVLCFRKAAEQGQVEAQYRLGSMYYHGQGVSRDVKQAAEWYKQAAQQGSTPAQAALGNMYLSGEGVDQDSSKAAYWHKKSLKLKKHVDFTRD from the coding sequence ATGAAAACCTTGGCTTCGGCTTTGGTTATTTTTTGCCTGGCTCTTGGGCTTGCTGGTTGCGCCGACCTCAAAACCCCCGAACAAAAATTTGCCAACCTGGAGAAAAGGGCGGCCGGGGGAGATGTGCTGGCCTGGTATAGCCTGGGACTCATGTATGAACGGGGATACGGCGTCGCCCAGGATATATGTCAGGCTGTCTTATGCTTCAGAAAGGCGGCGGAGCAAGGACAGGTTGAGGCCCAATATCGTCTCGGTTCCATGTATTACCATGGCCAGGGGGTATCGAGAGATGTAAAGCAGGCCGCCGAGTGGTATAAACAAGCCGCGCAGCAAGGATCAACCCCGGCCCAGGCGGCCCTGGGCAATATGTATTTATCGGGTGAAGGAGTGGACCAGGATAGTTCCAAGGCCGCGTACTGGCATAAAAAATCTTTAAAACTAAAGAAACATGTCGATTTTACGCGTGATTAA
- a CDS encoding TetR/AcrR family transcriptional regulator, protein MEDQKLPRREREKLRQRQEMLATALDLFSRKGYHNVSMHEIAQKAEFAIGTLYKFFQNKEDLYKALVLELCDEFEDSIMRAIEQPQDEAEKLRSYVRAKTEVFRRNLPFIRLYLAESRGASFNLKAGLDDEIRKRYYISLESIAAIFASGIKNQRFKKIADPYYLAVALSSVIDAFLLLWLDAPESHPYPEDPDAILNIFFKGLIDP, encoded by the coding sequence ATGGAAGACCAGAAGCTCCCAAGGCGGGAAAGGGAGAAATTGCGGCAGCGTCAAGAGATGCTCGCCACCGCGCTCGATCTTTTCTCGCGGAAGGGATACCACAACGTCTCCATGCACGAAATCGCCCAGAAGGCCGAGTTCGCCATCGGCACCCTTTACAAGTTTTTCCAGAATAAGGAGGACCTTTACAAGGCCCTGGTTTTGGAGTTATGCGACGAGTTTGAAGACTCGATCATGCGAGCAATTGAACAACCGCAGGACGAAGCAGAAAAACTGCGCAGTTATGTTCGGGCCAAAACCGAGGTGTTTCGCCGCAACCTCCCATTCATTCGCCTGTATCTGGCCGAGAGCAGAGGAGCGAGCTTCAACCTCAAGGCTGGCTTGGATGATGAAATCCGCAAACGATATTACATTTCTCTGGAAAGCATTGCTGCCATCTTTGCCAGTGGCATCAAAAACCAACGTTTTAAGAAAATCGCCGACCCCTATTACCTGGCGGTAGCGCTATCCAGCGTCATAGATGCGTTTCTGCTTCTCTGGCTCGACGCGCCCGAGAGTCATCCTTACCCGGAAGATCCGGACGCTATTTTGAATATTTTCTTCAAGGGACTGATTGACCCGTGA
- a CDS encoding efflux RND transporter periplasmic adaptor subunit produces MQQNKNNYAPLIWAAALMALTILLGGCDRGQGQQAKPPVPEVAAVALQPQQVELTTELPGRTSPYLVAEIRPQVNGIIQKRLFKEGSDVKAGQLLYQIDPAPFQVAYDSAKASLGKAQANLPSIRLRAERHRELLVDKAVSKQDYDDAAAAMEQARSEIAYWQAAVAGARINLGYTRVTAPISGRIGKSSVTDGALVTAYQPTFLATIQQLDPIYVDVTQSSAELLRLKRNLETGRLTANGANGKKVRILLEDGTPYPLEGALQFRDITVDSTTGSFTLRIVVPNPKHLLLPGMFVRAVVQEGIAAQALLIPQQGVSRTPKGEPIALVVDEAGKVQQRVLTLNRAIGDQWLVSSGLSPGERVIVEGMMKVRPGAAVKVIPWNSPKAGEEAPNTKRAAAESN; encoded by the coding sequence ATGCAACAGAACAAGAATAATTATGCACCACTTATATGGGCTGCGGCCTTGATGGCTCTGACAATTTTGCTGGGCGGCTGTGATCGCGGGCAGGGGCAGCAAGCCAAGCCCCCGGTCCCGGAAGTGGCTGCGGTGGCCCTTCAGCCGCAGCAGGTTGAGCTGACCACCGAGTTACCGGGCCGTACGTCTCCCTACCTGGTGGCGGAGATCCGGCCGCAGGTCAATGGCATTATACAGAAGCGCCTGTTTAAGGAGGGCTCCGATGTCAAAGCCGGACAACTGCTATACCAGATTGATCCCGCCCCGTTTCAGGTGGCCTATGACTCTGCCAAGGCATCGCTGGGCAAGGCGCAAGCCAATCTGCCCTCGATCCGGCTGAGGGCCGAACGACACAGGGAATTGCTGGTCGACAAAGCGGTTAGCAAGCAGGACTACGACGATGCGGCAGCCGCCATGGAACAGGCCCGGTCCGAGATTGCCTATTGGCAAGCCGCGGTTGCAGGGGCCCGCATCAATTTGGGCTACACCCGGGTCACCGCGCCCATATCAGGGCGCATCGGCAAGTCCAGCGTCACGGACGGTGCGCTGGTGACTGCATATCAGCCCACTTTCCTGGCAACCATCCAACAGCTCGACCCCATTTATGTGGATGTGACCCAATCGTCCGCCGAGCTGCTGCGTTTGAAACGCAACCTGGAAACCGGCCGGCTCACCGCCAATGGAGCCAATGGGAAAAAAGTCCGTATTCTGCTGGAAGACGGAACCCCATATCCCTTGGAAGGCGCCTTGCAGTTCCGTGACATCACGGTGGACTCGACGACCGGGTCTTTCACCTTGCGGATCGTGGTCCCGAATCCGAAGCATCTGCTCCTGCCGGGCATGTTCGTGCGGGCCGTGGTCCAGGAGGGTATCGCCGCGCAGGCCCTCCTGATTCCTCAACAAGGGGTCAGCCGCACCCCCAAGGGGGAACCCATCGCACTGGTCGTGGATGAGGCCGGAAAGGTCCAGCAGCGGGTGTTGACCCTCAATCGAGCCATTGGCGACCAATGGCTCGTTTCATCCGGGCTGTCGCCCGGAGAGCGTGTGATCGTCGAAGGCATGATGAAGGTGCGGCCGGGCGCCGCCGTAAAGGTCATTCCCTGGAATAGCCCCAAGGCCGGCGAGGAAGCCCCGAATACGAAACGCGCGGCTGCAGAATCGAACTAA